One genomic window of Arthrobacter sp. KBS0703 includes the following:
- a CDS encoding YgjV family protein, whose amino-acid sequence MELLWEIAGWAGAVAILSAYLAVSMGWVKAGKRFQTANLLGACAFIVNGAFHEAWPSVVTNIAWFLISAVALLRMRSAGQQPEAAVDTQTVQFPGLPDTTCHLAVAETLTGSAYGD is encoded by the coding sequence ATGGAACTGCTGTGGGAAATCGCAGGCTGGGCAGGGGCGGTTGCGATCCTAAGTGCATATCTGGCTGTCTCCATGGGCTGGGTGAAGGCGGGCAAGCGCTTCCAGACCGCAAACCTCCTCGGTGCTTGTGCCTTCATTGTCAACGGCGCATTCCACGAAGCATGGCCCTCCGTGGTGACGAATATAGCGTGGTTCCTCATTTCCGCCGTCGCGCTTCTTCGCATGCGTTCGGCAGGCCAGCAGCCCGAGGCAGCCGTTGATACCCAGACGGTTCAATTCCCCGGCCTTCCTGACACAACCTGCCACCTAGCAGTTGCTGAGACCCTCACTGGTTCCGCTTACGGCGATTGA
- the istB gene encoding IS21-like element helper ATPase IstB — protein MSPTAPATTITPTLRRRRGLTEQAAVAAVDQACRRLRLPTVRAVLDEALGVARKEQLSYQGFLAELPLAESDDRDRRSSIRRVKTANFPRDKWLGDFDFDANQNINPATIHTLASGDWIRKGAPLCLIGDSGTGKSHLLIGLGTAAAEKGYRVKYTLATRLVNELVEAADDKMLAKTIARYGRVDLLCIDELGYMELDRGGAELLFQVLTEREEKNSIAIASNESFSGWTKTFTDPRLCAAIVDRLTFNGTIIETGTDSYRLAHTIAQHA, from the coding sequence ATGAGCCCCACCGCGCCAGCCACCACGATCACTCCGACCCTGCGCCGACGCCGCGGCCTGACCGAACAGGCCGCCGTCGCAGCCGTGGATCAGGCTTGCCGCCGGCTGCGCCTGCCCACCGTCCGGGCGGTCCTGGACGAAGCACTAGGCGTCGCCAGGAAAGAGCAACTCTCCTACCAGGGGTTCCTGGCCGAGCTACCGCTGGCCGAAAGCGACGACCGGGACCGGCGCTCCTCGATCCGCCGCGTCAAAACCGCGAATTTCCCGCGGGACAAATGGCTCGGCGACTTCGATTTCGACGCGAACCAGAACATCAACCCCGCCACCATCCACACCCTGGCGTCCGGTGACTGGATCCGCAAAGGCGCACCCCTGTGCCTCATCGGAGACTCAGGGACCGGCAAATCACACCTGCTCATCGGCCTCGGCACCGCCGCCGCGGAAAAGGGCTACCGGGTCAAATACACCCTCGCCACTCGCCTGGTGAACGAACTCGTCGAAGCAGCGGACGACAAGATGCTGGCCAAGACCATCGCCCGCTACGGCCGCGTCGACCTGCTGTGCATCGACGAGCTGGGCTATATGGAACTCGACCGCGGCGGAGCCGAACTGCTGTTCCAAGTCCTCACCGAACGGGAAGAAAAGAACTCCATCGCCATCGCGTCGAACGAATCATTCTCCGGCTGGACCAAAACCTTCACCGACCCACGCCTTTGCGCCGCGATCGTAGACCGTCTCACCTTCAATGGCACCATCATCGAAACCGGCACAGACTCCTACCGACTCGCCCACACCATTGCCCAACACGCTTAG
- a CDS encoding MFS transporter, whose protein sequence is MTHPTTTTASVDTSISKETSSKFKRRFMVRLVAVFIGGMFLDGYILGIIGPVSGLMRSDLQLDALSLGMIAAGPLVGIFVGSPLAGWATDKFGRKPMFLLDMGLFLIASGAQFFITSGDGAVIQLAAIRFLMGVAIGGEYSIGGPLLSEFSPPKLRGRLLGLTLIAWYVGFMMAFIIGTLLHDAGTPWRLVIGTSTILAFVLFLARLGLPESPSWLITKGRHKEALAIARRYVESPQMHDSITGEMDLRMIQEAQAAQSRTKIKGASFGMLFSRQYWRTTLFTSGFWFCAVTPYFAIATFADDVLKQFGFGGWTGGVGLSALAAAGVVTTVLLIDKLGRRILTVPGQWLCAGILLIIGVWADAPAILVLVLFLAFSFFNAGYTTMTQVYPAEVFPGHLRGIGMGFAAAFSRIGAALGTFALPWAISNIGLGLSMVVAAAVALLGAVLSQRLAPETKGRTLAEISANFSH, encoded by the coding sequence ATGACCCATCCGACCACGACGACGGCCTCCGTCGACACCTCCATATCAAAAGAGACCAGCTCCAAGTTCAAACGCCGCTTCATGGTGCGGCTTGTCGCTGTCTTCATCGGCGGAATGTTCCTCGACGGTTACATCCTCGGAATCATCGGCCCCGTCAGCGGACTCATGCGGTCAGATCTCCAGCTCGACGCACTATCTCTGGGAATGATCGCTGCAGGCCCGCTGGTTGGTATCTTCGTCGGCTCCCCGCTGGCTGGCTGGGCTACTGACAAGTTCGGACGCAAGCCTATGTTCCTCCTGGACATGGGCCTGTTCCTGATCGCCTCAGGGGCCCAGTTCTTCATAACCTCCGGAGACGGGGCCGTGATCCAGCTGGCCGCCATCCGGTTCTTAATGGGCGTCGCGATCGGCGGGGAGTACTCAATCGGTGGGCCATTGCTATCAGAGTTCTCCCCTCCAAAGCTCCGCGGGCGATTGCTCGGGCTGACTCTGATCGCCTGGTACGTCGGTTTCATGATGGCATTCATCATCGGCACGCTCCTGCACGACGCCGGCACGCCATGGCGCCTCGTAATCGGCACGAGCACGATACTCGCATTCGTCCTGTTCCTCGCCCGCTTGGGCCTCCCCGAATCGCCGAGCTGGCTCATTACGAAGGGACGGCACAAGGAAGCACTCGCGATAGCACGCCGATATGTCGAATCGCCCCAGATGCACGACAGCATCACCGGAGAGATGGATCTGAGGATGATCCAGGAGGCCCAAGCCGCGCAGAGTAGGACCAAAATCAAGGGCGCCTCCTTCGGAATGCTGTTCTCGAGGCAGTACTGGCGCACCACCCTCTTCACCTCAGGTTTTTGGTTCTGCGCGGTCACTCCGTACTTCGCGATCGCGACCTTCGCCGACGACGTGCTCAAGCAATTCGGCTTCGGCGGCTGGACCGGTGGAGTCGGCCTGTCCGCACTTGCGGCTGCGGGTGTTGTCACCACCGTACTTCTGATTGACAAGCTCGGCCGCCGAATCCTCACCGTGCCCGGGCAGTGGCTCTGCGCAGGCATCCTGCTGATCATCGGAGTCTGGGCGGACGCACCAGCGATCCTCGTGCTCGTACTGTTTCTCGCCTTCTCCTTCTTCAATGCCGGCTACACCACGATGACCCAGGTCTATCCGGCCGAGGTATTCCCCGGCCACCTACGCGGCATCGGTATGGGCTTCGCCGCGGCCTTCAGCCGCATCGGAGCCGCACTCGGCACCTTCGCCCTGCCATGGGCGATCAGCAACATCGGCTTGGGCCTAAGCATGGTCGTAGCCGCCGCCGTCGCATTACTCGGCGCAGTCCTCTCGCAACGGCTCGCGCCTGAGACGAAGGGGCGCACCCTCGCCGAGATCTCAGCAAACTTCTCCCACTGA
- a CDS encoding IclR family transcriptional regulator, translated as MPSNNDAEPDVEADRGQQGGVQSVDRALAVLEILARDGHAGVSEIAEEVNLHKSTVFRLLASLASRDMVQQNSGRGKYQLGFGILRLASSIPGRLSLVYEARPVLESLAEEYRETVNLAVLRSNFAVNVDQAMGPSMLATYDWVGSLTPLHATSSGKVLLAALPADERGRILEETGLPARTPRTITSRDELENQLLDVSRNGYAVTRDEIEIGLNAAAAPVYNHTGTVVGAISISGPAFRFDPETTPGLLEALKQAGLRISAKMGYTPR; from the coding sequence ATGCCTTCGAACAATGATGCTGAACCTGATGTTGAAGCAGACAGAGGTCAGCAAGGGGGCGTTCAGTCCGTTGACCGCGCACTTGCAGTCTTGGAAATCCTGGCAAGGGACGGCCATGCCGGCGTGAGCGAAATAGCGGAGGAGGTGAACCTCCACAAATCGACGGTCTTCCGGCTGCTGGCGTCGCTCGCGAGCAGGGACATGGTCCAGCAGAACAGTGGACGGGGTAAGTACCAGCTGGGCTTCGGAATCCTGCGGCTCGCAAGCTCCATCCCCGGAAGGCTGAGCCTGGTCTATGAAGCCCGTCCGGTACTGGAAAGCCTGGCCGAGGAATACAGGGAGACGGTGAACCTTGCCGTGCTCCGTTCCAACTTTGCCGTCAACGTCGACCAGGCCATGGGGCCTTCAATGCTTGCCACCTACGACTGGGTGGGCAGCCTGACGCCGCTGCATGCCACCTCCAGCGGGAAGGTACTACTTGCAGCCCTTCCAGCCGACGAACGGGGCCGGATCTTAGAGGAAACAGGGCTGCCTGCAAGGACGCCGCGGACGATCACCAGCCGCGACGAACTGGAAAACCAGCTTCTCGACGTCTCACGCAACGGATACGCAGTGACGAGGGATGAAATCGAGATCGGATTGAACGCTGCAGCGGCGCCGGTCTACAACCACACGGGAACTGTGGTTGGTGCAATAAGTATCTCCGGTCCGGCCTTCCGCTTCGATCCCGAAACGACGCCCGGACTTCTCGAAGCACTGAAGCAGGCAGGGCTGCGGATAAGTGCCAAAATGGGCTACACCCCCCGGTAG
- a CDS encoding glycine betaine/L-proline ABC transporter ATP-binding protein gives MNSPDISVHNLWKVFGPGGDKVPTNPGLSALNSAELLERTGCVAAVRDLSFDVAKGEVFVVMGLSGSGKSTLIRCLTRLIEPTSGQVLVDGKDVLQASVAELRELRRRKMSMVFQHFGLLPHRTVLDNVSYGLQIRGAAKNERYAKAREIIELVGLKGYEQHYPDQLSGGMQQRVGLGRALAGDPDTILFDEPFSALDPLIRRDMQAEVIRLHKEMGKTMVFVTHDLSEALKLGDRILIMRNGETVQCGTGDELVGSPADKYIEDFVSEVPRADVLTLKWITRPVAAGTPGDAPVLSSRIIIRDAIAAVMHSSCPVLVEDAGRITGQIDRDSILSVLQPAEAAA, from the coding sequence ATGAACAGCCCCGACATCTCAGTGCACAATTTATGGAAGGTCTTCGGGCCCGGGGGCGATAAAGTCCCCACCAATCCAGGGCTCTCGGCCCTGAACTCCGCGGAGCTGCTGGAACGCACCGGCTGCGTGGCAGCTGTCCGCGACCTGAGCTTCGACGTCGCCAAGGGCGAGGTCTTTGTGGTCATGGGGCTTTCCGGATCGGGCAAGTCCACCCTGATCCGCTGCCTGACCCGGTTGATAGAACCCACATCGGGACAGGTTCTGGTGGACGGGAAGGACGTCCTACAGGCAAGTGTCGCCGAGCTGCGCGAATTGCGGCGGCGGAAGATGTCCATGGTGTTCCAGCATTTCGGCCTGCTCCCCCACCGCACCGTGCTGGACAACGTCTCCTACGGGCTTCAGATCCGCGGGGCGGCCAAGAACGAACGCTACGCCAAGGCGCGGGAAATCATCGAGCTGGTTGGCCTGAAAGGCTACGAACAGCACTACCCGGACCAGCTATCCGGCGGAATGCAGCAGCGCGTCGGCTTGGGCCGTGCCCTGGCTGGGGATCCGGACACGATCCTCTTCGATGAACCCTTCTCCGCATTGGATCCGCTCATCCGCCGCGACATGCAGGCGGAAGTCATCCGGCTGCACAAGGAAATGGGCAAGACCATGGTGTTCGTGACTCACGATCTCTCCGAGGCGCTCAAGCTCGGAGACCGCATCCTGATCATGCGCAACGGCGAGACGGTCCAGTGCGGCACAGGGGACGAGCTGGTGGGGTCCCCGGCGGACAAATACATTGAGGATTTTGTGTCCGAAGTTCCACGCGCGGATGTCCTGACCCTGAAATGGATCACCCGGCCTGTGGCCGCGGGCACGCCGGGAGACGCTCCGGTCCTCAGTTCCCGGATCATTATCCGGGATGCCATAGCGGCGGTCATGCACTCTTCCTGCCCTGTGCTGGTGGAGGATGCCGGCCGAATCACCGGCCAAATCGACCGCGACAGTATCCTTTCGGTGCTGCAGCCCGCGGAAGCTGCGGCATAA
- a CDS encoding proline/glycine betaine ABC transporter permease, with the protein MSTLVRDRATVQPAPDAVREPRRRPSLRTILLAGAAAVWILGFVILHGTSTLTLPASELTDLHRSLNQFNAWVAANRADNPVFLYVFTPLRAGVDAVANLFITTFAASSTGLRLPEVGWLGTVGLLGWIAFAIGNARVALLTVAAFMFFGFQGLFLEATYTFALVLTSVLLTLLVGIPLGVLAGIYGRVAKVITPVLDFMQTLPTFVYLAPLALIFLIGPASAVIATVIYAAPPVIRLTAHGIRGIPENTREASDSLGTTGLQRLVTLQLPMARRTIVMGINQSTMAALSMVTIAALIAAPGLGQVVVRALQSLDVGTAVNAGLSIVLLAIVLDRVTTAASRRAEPGAARNRRVSPRTRYILLGIALVLALAMVQFSRTMLWAAAFPKDLNIGPAIVQAVGSACQWMQTNLSLFTVSFREAVTTGILNPFQSLLTETPFYILVAVIAIAAYALGGWKLAALTTACLGVIIYLGLWSDSMVTLAGTLVATAVVMVLGIIFGVAMGRSGRVDQIMRPMLDAGQTMPAFVYLVPFLGLFGATRFTAIIAGIIYAAPVAIKITADGIGAISPTVVEAAVASGSTPWQVITKVQLPMARQTLALAANQGLIYVLAMVVVGALVGAGGLGYDVVAGFVQSALFGKGLAAGVAIVFLGILLDRMTQAAAATPARKIKIP; encoded by the coding sequence ATGTCCACTCTCGTCCGTGATCGAGCCACGGTCCAGCCCGCGCCGGACGCTGTCCGTGAGCCGCGCCGCCGGCCCAGCCTGCGCACCATCCTGTTGGCAGGCGCCGCCGCCGTCTGGATCCTGGGATTCGTTATCCTGCATGGAACCTCCACCCTGACGCTGCCTGCCTCGGAGCTGACGGACCTGCACCGGTCCCTGAACCAGTTCAACGCCTGGGTGGCGGCAAACCGTGCGGACAACCCCGTTTTCCTGTACGTCTTCACTCCCTTGCGTGCCGGCGTCGACGCCGTGGCCAACCTGTTTATCACAACCTTTGCGGCGAGTTCCACGGGCCTGCGCCTGCCGGAGGTCGGCTGGCTCGGAACGGTGGGCCTGCTGGGGTGGATCGCGTTCGCGATCGGAAACGCCCGGGTCGCCCTGTTGACAGTGGCCGCCTTTATGTTCTTTGGCTTCCAGGGCCTGTTCCTCGAGGCCACGTACACCTTCGCCCTGGTCCTCACCTCTGTGCTGCTGACCCTTCTGGTCGGTATCCCGCTCGGTGTCCTGGCCGGCATCTACGGCCGCGTCGCCAAAGTGATCACGCCGGTGCTGGACTTCATGCAGACGCTGCCAACATTCGTGTACCTGGCCCCCCTTGCCCTGATCTTCCTGATCGGCCCGGCATCGGCCGTCATCGCCACGGTGATCTACGCGGCTCCGCCCGTGATCCGCCTGACGGCGCACGGCATCCGCGGCATCCCCGAGAACACCCGCGAAGCCTCCGACTCGCTGGGCACAACCGGTCTGCAGCGGCTCGTCACCCTGCAGCTTCCCATGGCCCGCCGCACCATCGTCATGGGAATCAACCAGAGCACCATGGCTGCCCTGTCCATGGTCACCATCGCCGCCCTGATCGCAGCTCCCGGGCTCGGCCAGGTGGTGGTCCGGGCGCTGCAATCGCTGGATGTCGGCACGGCCGTCAACGCCGGGCTCTCCATTGTCCTGCTCGCGATCGTGCTGGACCGGGTGACCACCGCCGCCAGCCGCCGCGCGGAACCGGGGGCGGCCCGGAACCGAAGGGTCTCCCCCAGAACCAGGTACATCCTCCTGGGCATCGCCCTGGTGCTGGCCCTGGCGATGGTGCAGTTCTCCCGGACCATGCTGTGGGCTGCGGCGTTCCCGAAAGACCTCAACATCGGCCCGGCCATCGTCCAGGCGGTGGGCTCGGCCTGTCAATGGATGCAGACCAACCTTTCGCTGTTCACAGTGTCCTTCCGGGAAGCCGTCACCACGGGGATCCTTAACCCCTTCCAGTCACTGCTCACGGAGACCCCCTTTTACATCCTCGTGGCCGTCATAGCCATCGCGGCCTACGCACTTGGCGGGTGGAAGCTCGCTGCCCTGACCACGGCCTGCCTGGGCGTGATCATCTACCTCGGCCTGTGGAGCGACTCCATGGTCACGCTTGCCGGAACCCTGGTGGCCACAGCAGTGGTTATGGTCCTGGGCATCATCTTCGGAGTAGCCATGGGCAGGTCCGGGCGGGTGGACCAGATCATGCGGCCGATGCTGGACGCTGGGCAGACCATGCCGGCCTTTGTCTACCTGGTTCCGTTCCTAGGACTCTTCGGCGCCACCCGCTTCACGGCGATCATCGCCGGCATCATCTACGCCGCCCCCGTAGCCATCAAGATCACGGCCGACGGCATCGGTGCGATCTCCCCCACCGTGGTCGAAGCCGCCGTTGCCAGCGGCTCCACCCCGTGGCAGGTCATCACCAAGGTCCAGCTTCCAATGGCCAGGCAGACCCTGGCCCTCGCCGCCAACCAGGGCCTGATCTATGTCCTGGCCATGGTGGTAGTTGGCGCACTCGTAGGCGCAGGCGGCCTCGGATACGACGTCGTCGCCGGCTTCGTCCAGAGCGCGCTCTTCGGCAAGGGCCTGGCCGCAGGCGTTGCCATCGTCTTCCTCGGCATCCTGCTTGACAGGATGACCCAGGCTGCCGCAGCCACACCGGCGCGGAAAATCAAAATCCCTTAG
- a CDS encoding ABC transporter substrate-binding protein, protein MKKAGLLLKRTVPAVAGAAAAALLLAACGGASVNQVAAATGAAETPCGSVNVAMNAWVGYTANAAVYSYVAKNKLGCTVVQKDLNEQISWQGFASGEVDVVMENWGHDDLTKQYITDQKVAVDAGLTGNEGHIGWYVAPWMAEKYPDITDGKNLNKYASMLATSESGGKGQLLDGDPAFVTNDEALVKNLNLDYKVVFSGSEAALIQSFRTAEQNKTPILGYFYEPQWFMAQVPLKKVNLPAWTKGCDANAEKVACDYPTYKLNKIISTKFADSGSPAAKLAKSFKWTNEDQNSVATDIQGGMTPEAAAKKWVDAHQDAVNAWLT, encoded by the coding sequence ATGAAAAAAGCTGGACTGCTGTTGAAACGAACTGTCCCGGCGGTTGCAGGGGCCGCTGCTGCCGCTCTGCTCCTGGCAGCTTGCGGCGGTGCCTCGGTGAACCAGGTGGCTGCTGCCACCGGTGCCGCCGAGACGCCCTGCGGAAGTGTGAATGTAGCGATGAACGCTTGGGTAGGGTACACGGCCAATGCTGCTGTGTACAGCTACGTGGCGAAAAACAAGCTTGGCTGCACCGTGGTCCAGAAGGACCTGAACGAGCAGATCTCCTGGCAGGGCTTTGCCTCCGGCGAGGTGGATGTCGTCATGGAAAACTGGGGCCACGACGATCTGACCAAGCAGTACATTACCGATCAGAAAGTCGCTGTCGACGCCGGTCTCACAGGCAATGAAGGTCACATCGGCTGGTACGTGGCGCCATGGATGGCCGAAAAATACCCGGACATCACGGACGGCAAGAACCTGAACAAGTACGCCTCCATGCTTGCCACGTCTGAGTCCGGGGGCAAAGGCCAGTTACTGGACGGCGACCCCGCATTTGTCACCAATGACGAGGCCCTCGTGAAGAATCTCAATCTGGACTACAAGGTGGTGTTCTCCGGCTCGGAGGCCGCCCTGATCCAGTCGTTCCGTACGGCGGAGCAAAACAAGACGCCGATCCTGGGCTATTTCTACGAACCGCAGTGGTTCATGGCCCAAGTGCCGCTCAAGAAAGTCAATCTGCCGGCCTGGACCAAAGGCTGCGACGCGAACGCGGAAAAAGTGGCCTGCGATTACCCGACATACAAGCTGAACAAGATAATTTCGACGAAGTTCGCGGACAGCGGATCGCCTGCAGCCAAGCTCGCGAAATCCTTCAAATGGACCAACGAGGACCAGAACTCAGTGGCCACGGACATCCAGGGCGGCATGACGCCCGAGGCTGCGGCCAAGAAGTGGGTGGACGCCCACCAGGATGCTGTGAACGCCTGGCTCACCTGA
- a CDS encoding transposase, producing the protein MSVFPTASHLPSWVGTAPGNNESAGRIKSSNTRAGNPYLKGALGIAVLAGSRSKKAFSAPNTGASRPGGGP; encoded by the coding sequence ATGAGCGTCTTCCCCACCGCATCGCACCTGCCATCCTGGGTCGGCACCGCACCGGGCAACAACGAATCGGCCGGACGCATCAAATCCAGCAATACCAGGGCCGGCAACCCGTATCTCAAGGGCGCCCTCGGGATCGCAGTGCTTGCGGGGTCGCGATCCAAGAAGGCGTTTTCGGCGCCAAATACCGGCGCCTCCCGGCCCGGCGGGGGCCCATAA
- the pntB gene encoding Re/Si-specific NAD(P)(+) transhydrogenase subunit beta, which produces MSAAAEAAARIVSRSFTVSETVSGPLTADSIAGAAYIVAALLFILSLAGLSKHEKARSGVIYGITGMIIALAATIWLTLQDAWGTGAGLTGLVLLVAAVIVGGAIGLWRARVVEMTRMPELIALLHSFVGLAAVLVGWNGHLEAPDLSPNLTAIHHAEVFIGVFIGAVTFTGSIVAFLKLSARMKSSPLMLPGKNAINLGALAAFVALTVWYVNDSQLWLLIVVTLLALGLGWHLVASIGGGDMPVVVSMLNSYSGWAAAAAGFLLNNDLLIITGALVGSSGAYLSYIMCKAMNRSFISVIAGGFGIAAPAAADAEYGEHREITAQATAEMLTNASSVVITPGYGMAVAQAQYPVAELAHQLREKGVNVRFGIHPVAGRLPGHMNVLLAEAKVPYDIVLEMDEINDDLGDTSVVLVIGANDTVNPSAAEDPGSPIAGMPVLRVWEAENVIVFKRSMAAGYAGVQNPLFFRDNSQMLFGDAKARVEDILKAF; this is translated from the coding sequence ATGAGCGCCGCAGCCGAAGCAGCAGCCCGAATCGTCTCAAGGAGCTTTACCGTGTCTGAAACCGTCTCCGGTCCGTTGACCGCCGATTCCATCGCTGGGGCGGCCTACATCGTCGCAGCCCTGCTGTTCATTCTCAGCCTCGCCGGGCTGAGCAAGCACGAGAAAGCCCGGTCCGGGGTCATCTACGGCATCACCGGGATGATCATCGCCCTCGCGGCGACGATCTGGCTGACCCTCCAGGACGCCTGGGGCACCGGCGCTGGCCTCACCGGCCTGGTCCTGCTCGTCGCCGCGGTGATCGTGGGCGGGGCCATCGGGCTCTGGCGCGCCCGGGTCGTGGAAATGACCCGGATGCCCGAGCTGATCGCCCTGCTGCACAGCTTCGTTGGCCTCGCCGCGGTCCTCGTGGGCTGGAACGGCCACCTCGAAGCCCCGGACCTGTCACCGAACCTGACAGCGATCCACCACGCCGAGGTGTTCATCGGCGTGTTCATCGGCGCGGTGACCTTCACCGGTTCGATCGTGGCGTTCCTGAAACTCTCCGCCCGGATGAAATCCTCACCCCTGATGCTGCCCGGCAAGAACGCCATCAACCTCGGCGCCCTCGCCGCCTTCGTCGCCCTGACCGTCTGGTACGTCAACGACTCCCAGCTCTGGCTGCTGATCGTCGTCACCCTCCTCGCCCTTGGGCTGGGCTGGCACCTGGTGGCCTCCATCGGCGGCGGCGACATGCCCGTGGTCGTGTCCATGCTGAACAGTTACTCGGGCTGGGCTGCCGCGGCGGCCGGCTTCCTGCTGAACAACGACCTGCTCATCATCACCGGTGCCCTGGTCGGCTCCTCGGGCGCCTACCTGTCCTACATCATGTGCAAGGCCATGAACCGGTCCTTCATCTCCGTGATCGCCGGAGGCTTCGGCATCGCCGCCCCGGCCGCGGCGGACGCCGAGTACGGTGAGCACCGCGAAATTACCGCCCAGGCCACCGCGGAAATGCTGACCAACGCCTCGTCCGTGGTCATCACCCCCGGCTACGGCATGGCAGTGGCCCAAGCCCAATACCCCGTAGCCGAACTCGCCCACCAGCTCCGCGAGAAGGGTGTGAATGTCAGGTTCGGCATCCACCCTGTCGCCGGGCGCCTGCCCGGGCACATGAACGTCCTCCTCGCCGAAGCCAAAGTCCCCTACGACATCGTCCTGGAAATGGATGAAATCAACGACGACCTCGGCGACACCTCCGTAGTACTCGTCATCGGCGCTAACGACACCGTCAACCCCTCCGCAGCCGAAGACCCCGGCAGCCCCATCGCCGGGATGCCTGTCCTGCGGGTCTGGGAAGCCGAGAACGTCATTGTGTTCAAACGCTCCATGGCCGCCGGTTACGCAGGCGTTCAAAACCCCCTGTTCTTCCGCGACAACTCCCAAATGCTCTTCGGCGACGCCAAAGCCCGCGTCGAAGACATCCTCAAAGCGTTCTGA
- a CDS encoding Re/Si-specific NAD(P)(+) transhydrogenase subunit alpha: protein MTRIGIVAELGNESRVAATPVTVKQLLELGYEVVVEKGAGESSSFRDDMYAEAGALIVGADDAWGSEVVLRINPPTEDEIGRLADGATLIGMLSPGLRPELVEALATRPITALALDAVPRISRAQSMDVLSSMANIAGYRAVIEAAHEFGRFFTGQVTAAGKVPPAKVLVAGAGVAGLAAIGAASSLGAIVRATDPRPEVADQVKSIGGTYLKVEVEEVMKSSDGYAKATSEAYNARAAEIYSEQAANVDIIITTALIPGRPAPRLLTAEDVAAMKSGSVIVDMAAGQGGNVEGSVAGERVVTDNGVVILGYTDLPARLPAQASQLYGTNMVNLLKLLTKDKDGQLNIDFDDVVQRSVTVVRDGEKTWPPPPVQVSAAPAQTETKRAQERAADKAVKKTGLGPAGEAGLFAAGIAVLFGINAVAPAPLPQHFTVLMLSIVVGFYVIGKVHHALHTPLMSVTNAISGIIVVGALLQVTSHNVVMQVLAAVAVLLASINIFGGFAVTRRMLAMFSAGKARS, encoded by the coding sequence GTGACACGTATTGGCATCGTGGCCGAGCTAGGTAACGAATCCCGGGTGGCAGCGACGCCCGTCACCGTGAAGCAGCTGTTGGAGTTAGGCTACGAGGTTGTGGTCGAGAAGGGTGCGGGGGAGTCCTCGTCCTTCAGAGACGACATGTATGCCGAAGCCGGTGCGCTGATCGTCGGCGCCGACGATGCGTGGGGCAGTGAGGTGGTGCTGCGGATCAACCCGCCCACCGAGGATGAGATCGGCCGTCTAGCCGACGGTGCGACGCTTATCGGGATGTTGAGCCCCGGATTGCGGCCGGAACTGGTGGAAGCGTTGGCGACCCGTCCAATCACGGCGCTGGCGTTGGACGCCGTGCCGCGGATCTCGCGGGCGCAGTCGATGGATGTGCTCAGTTCGATGGCGAACATTGCCGGGTACCGGGCGGTCATTGAGGCCGCGCACGAGTTCGGCCGGTTCTTTACCGGTCAGGTGACTGCAGCGGGCAAGGTCCCGCCAGCGAAGGTCCTGGTCGCCGGCGCCGGTGTCGCGGGGTTGGCGGCAATCGGCGCGGCGTCCAGCCTGGGCGCGATTGTGCGGGCGACGGACCCGCGGCCCGAGGTCGCTGACCAGGTCAAGTCCATCGGCGGAACCTACCTCAAGGTCGAGGTGGAGGAGGTGATGAAGTCCTCCGACGGGTACGCGAAGGCTACCTCGGAGGCGTATAACGCCCGGGCGGCGGAGATTTACTCGGAGCAGGCAGCGAATGTGGACATCATCATCACCACGGCCCTGATCCCCGGGCGTCCGGCACCGAGGCTGCTCACGGCCGAGGACGTGGCCGCCATGAAGTCCGGCAGCGTGATCGTGGATATGGCCGCCGGTCAGGGCGGCAATGTCGAAGGCTCGGTCGCCGGCGAACGCGTCGTGACGGATAACGGTGTCGTCATCCTGGGCTACACGGATCTTCCGGCCCGGTTGCCGGCCCAGGCATCCCAGCTGTACGGGACAAACATGGTGAACCTGCTCAAGCTCCTGACCAAGGACAAAGACGGGCAGCTGAATATCGACTTTGATGACGTGGTGCAGCGCTCCGTGACGGTGGTACGCGACGGTGAGAAGACCTGGCCCCCGCCACCAGTCCAGGTCTCAGCCGCCCCGGCTCAGACCGAAACCAAACGCGCCCAGGAGCGGGCTGCCGATAAGGCGGTGAAAAAAACCGGATTGGGCCCTGCCGGTGAGGCCGGGCTCTTTGCCGCAGGGATCGCGGTGCTGTTCGGGATCAACGCGGTCGCCCCGGCGCCGCTGCCCCAGCACTTCACGGTCCTGATGCTCTCCATCGTGGTCGGCTTCTACGTCATCGGGAAGGTCCATCACGCCCTGCATACCCCGCTGATGTCCGTCACGAACGCGATCTCGGGGATCATCGTCGTCGGGGCTCTGCTGCAGGTCACCTCCCACAATGTCGTGATGCAGGTGCTCGCCGCCGTCGCGGTCCTGCTGGCCAGCATCAACATCTTCGGCGGCTTCGCCGTCACCCGGCGCATGCTCGCCATGTTCTCGGCCGGGAAGGCACGTTCATGA